In Desertibacillus haloalkaliphilus, a single genomic region encodes these proteins:
- a CDS encoding cation:proton antiporter regulatory subunit gives MNVKMADLPGIGKKMSFLTAEGSMIVLIIHHTGKREMYFFKDADDDEADFSMDLSADETRELGAQLLGAVFQPVDSDKMKLFKSQIVMEWICLKKRSPLTNKSIGDSEIGKRTGVSIVGIFRDQEVIASPGVDEILQSGDTLMAIGKSEQIADFEKLCEGEATD, from the coding sequence ATGAATGTAAAGATGGCTGATTTGCCAGGTATCGGAAAGAAGATGTCATTTTTGACGGCTGAAGGCAGTATGATCGTTCTCATCATTCACCATACAGGAAAACGTGAAATGTACTTTTTTAAAGATGCTGATGATGATGAAGCAGACTTCTCGATGGATTTATCAGCCGATGAAACTAGGGAACTAGGCGCACAGTTATTAGGTGCTGTGTTTCAGCCGGTAGATAGTGACAAAATGAAGTTGTTTAAAAGCCAAATCGTTATGGAATGGATCTGTTTAAAAAAACGGTCACCATTAACCAATAAATCTATTGGTGATTCAGAAATTGGTAAACGTACAGGTGTTTCAATTGTAGGTATTTTTAGGGATCAAGAAGTGATTGCAAGTCCAGGGGTTGATGAAATATTGCAAAGTGGGGATACACTTATGGCAATTGGGAAAAGTGAACAGATTGCTGATTTTGAAAAACTTTGCGAAGGGGAGGCGACCGATTAG
- a CDS encoding DUF3006 domain-containing protein: MEKAVLDRIVDDSSAVLLVGNRQDEVILPVHQLPENAREGTWLLVRIEEGKLEDVRIDTTETLDNKKRIQEKMVRLRRQSKKR, encoded by the coding sequence ATGGAAAAAGCTGTTTTGGATCGAATTGTTGATGATAGTTCAGCTGTACTTCTCGTTGGCAATCGACAAGATGAGGTTATTTTACCGGTTCATCAATTACCAGAGAATGCAAGAGAAGGTACGTGGTTACTCGTAAGAATAGAAGAAGGTAAGCTTGAGGACGTACGGATCGATACAACGGAGACCCTAGACAACAAGAAGCGAATTCAAGAAAAAATGGTACGACTACGTCGCCAATCAAAAAAACGGTAA
- a CDS encoding potassium channel family protein, with protein MLFIFDLMKIALKIKKLTLFFVTVLFLAASSFIIHWIEPEVFTDPFIGFWYVMTTVTTTGYGDFVPQTTFGKIFGLILYFFGIGLIGLVIGKIVESFDIYRRLKEEGRLTFKGSDHYVIVGWSNKAKHTMYEILDVDDEARVVLIDSLPQAPMDHEKLYYIQGQATDKETLEKANVLNATAVLIFTQDNEINPVAADGTSLLTVSTIEGYALEQERDVYTIVEILKEEHIPMFKHANVDEFVLADEALSDLMAKSAIHKGSSRLIMKLLSRKSGVDIRKINKQQRWSTYNDAYEDLKTLGANLISDRNDFDILTKLDQPIPADAELYIICTKEMYKKLT; from the coding sequence ATGCTTTTTATATTTGATTTAATGAAAATCGCTCTAAAGATTAAAAAGCTGACCCTTTTTTTCGTCACGGTTCTCTTTTTAGCTGCTAGTTCATTTATTATTCATTGGATCGAACCAGAAGTCTTTACCGACCCTTTTATCGGTTTTTGGTATGTGATGACAACAGTAACAACAACTGGATATGGAGATTTTGTTCCACAAACGACATTTGGAAAAATCTTTGGACTGATCTTATATTTTTTTGGAATCGGGTTAATTGGACTAGTGATTGGAAAGATTGTCGAGAGCTTTGATATTTATCGAAGGTTAAAGGAGGAAGGAAGATTGACGTTTAAAGGAAGCGATCATTACGTGATCGTCGGTTGGTCTAATAAAGCGAAACATACAATGTACGAAATTCTTGATGTTGACGACGAGGCTAGAGTTGTTTTAATTGATTCACTACCACAAGCACCGATGGATCATGAGAAGCTCTACTACATTCAAGGACAGGCAACCGATAAAGAGACATTAGAAAAGGCTAATGTCTTAAATGCAACGGCTGTACTCATTTTCACACAGGATAATGAAATTAACCCTGTAGCCGCAGATGGGACTTCACTTTTAACGGTTTCAACGATCGAAGGCTATGCTCTAGAACAAGAGAGAGACGTTTATACCATCGTCGAAATCTTAAAGGAAGAGCATATCCCAATGTTTAAGCATGCAAATGTCGATGAATTTGTCCTTGCTGACGAAGCTCTATCTGACCTTATGGCAAAGTCAGCGATTCACAAAGGCTCTAGTCGATTAATTATGAAACTTCTCAGTCGAAAAAGCGGTGTCGACATAAGGAAGATTAACAAACAACAGAGATGGAGTACATACAATGATGCTTACGAAGATTTAAAAACACTTGGTGCAAACTTGATTTCAGACCGAAATGACTTCGATATATTAACAAAACTAGATCAACCGATTCCAGCAGATGCCGAACTATATATTATTTGCACGAAAGAAATGTATAAAAAACTAACTTAA